A region of Plantactinospora sp. BC1 DNA encodes the following proteins:
- a CDS encoding SDR family oxidoreductase codes for MDLGLADRAYVLTGASKGLGLATARALVADGARVVISARDPDQVAEAASRLGPADRVVGLAADLAAPETATRLVETALERFGRLDGGLVSVGGPPHGSAAQATDAQWRDSFETIFLGTVRAARTIAAALSTGGALGLVLSNSARAPIPGLGISNGLRPGLAGVAKDMADEYGPRGVRVLSLLPGRILTDRNRELFAATGDPERARADAEAAIPLRRIGDPDEFGRVAAFVLSPAASYLTGVTIPVDGGALRSL; via the coding sequence ATGGACCTCGGACTCGCGGACCGGGCGTACGTGCTGACCGGCGCCTCGAAGGGACTCGGCCTCGCCACCGCACGCGCGCTGGTGGCCGACGGCGCCCGGGTGGTGATCTCGGCCCGGGACCCCGACCAGGTCGCCGAGGCGGCGAGCCGGCTCGGCCCGGCCGACCGGGTGGTGGGGCTCGCCGCCGACCTGGCCGCGCCGGAGACCGCGACCCGGCTGGTCGAGACCGCGCTGGAGCGGTTCGGCCGGCTCGACGGCGGGCTCGTCTCGGTCGGCGGCCCGCCGCACGGCAGCGCCGCCCAGGCCACCGACGCGCAGTGGCGGGACTCCTTCGAGACCATCTTCCTCGGCACCGTCCGGGCCGCCCGGACGATCGCCGCGGCCCTGAGCACCGGCGGGGCGCTCGGCCTGGTCCTCTCCAACTCGGCCCGGGCACCGATCCCCGGGCTCGGCATCTCGAACGGGCTGCGCCCGGGACTGGCCGGAGTGGCCAAGGACATGGCCGACGAGTACGGCCCGCGCGGGGTACGGGTGCTCAGCCTGCTCCCGGGCCGGATCCTGACCGACCGCAACCGGGAACTCTTCGCCGCCACCGGCGACCCGGAGCGGGCCCGGGCCGACGCCGAGGCGGCGATACCGCTGCGCCGGATCGGCGACCCGGACGAGTTCGGCCGGGTGGCCGCGTTCGTGCTCTCCCCCGCCGCCAGCTATCTGACCGGGGTGACCATCCCGGTCGACGGCGGCGCGCTGCGCAGCCTCTGA
- a CDS encoding DUF692 domain-containing protein: MTTGNGLPGASAPQPGYGVGIGWRPEIAGFVAELPGLRFVEVIAESIPAAGPPPGLAELRDRGVTVVPHGVRLSLGGAEPVEPARVRQFARAAELLDAPLASEHIAFVRAGGIEAGHLLPLPRTREAVDAVVGNVARVRAELSVPLALEPIAAIFDWPDDELDEADFLTEILDRTGALLLLDIANVYANARNRGTDPLDLLDRLPLDRVGYVHVAGGAASDGIYHDTHTDPVPPEVLDLVAELSARHRPPALLLERDGHYPPATALRAELDAIAAASGYPTVT; the protein is encoded by the coding sequence ATGACGACCGGGAACGGCCTGCCCGGCGCGTCGGCACCGCAGCCCGGGTACGGGGTGGGAATCGGCTGGCGGCCGGAGATCGCCGGCTTCGTCGCGGAGCTGCCCGGCCTGCGCTTCGTCGAGGTGATCGCCGAGTCGATCCCCGCCGCCGGGCCGCCGCCGGGCCTCGCCGAGCTGCGCGACCGCGGCGTGACCGTGGTACCGCACGGGGTGCGGCTCTCCCTCGGCGGCGCCGAGCCGGTCGAGCCGGCCCGGGTACGCCAGTTCGCCCGGGCCGCCGAGCTGCTGGACGCCCCGCTGGCCAGTGAACACATCGCCTTCGTCCGGGCCGGCGGCATCGAGGCGGGCCACCTGCTGCCGTTGCCGCGTACCCGGGAGGCGGTCGACGCGGTCGTCGGAAACGTCGCCCGGGTACGGGCCGAACTCTCCGTTCCGCTCGCCCTGGAACCGATCGCCGCCATCTTCGACTGGCCGGACGACGAGCTGGACGAGGCGGACTTCCTCACCGAGATCCTCGACCGCACCGGCGCGCTGCTCTTGCTGGACATCGCCAACGTCTACGCCAACGCCCGCAACCGGGGTACCGACCCGCTCGACCTGCTCGACCGGCTGCCGCTGGACCGGGTCGGCTACGTACACGTCGCGGGTGGGGCGGCCAGCGACGGGATCTACCACGACACGCACACCGACCCGGTCCCGCCGGAGGTGCTCGACCTGGTCGCCGAACTCTCCGCCCGGCACCGGCCACCGGCGCTGCTGCTGGAGCGGGACGGGCACTATCCACCGGCGACGGCGCTGCGCGCCGAACTGGACGCGATCGCCGCCGCCTCCGGCTACCCGACGGTGACCTGA
- the mug gene encoding G/U mismatch-specific DNA glycosylase: MGDPEERPTLTAAPRARRRPTPAEVAAAADRLLPDLIAPDLRVLFCGINPGLYSAATGWHFARPGNRFWPALHQGGFTPHLVDPADQADLLGYGLGITNLAARASARADELTRDELVEGGRLLVEKVHRYRPRWVAVLGVTAYRTAFARRTARIGRQPETIGDAQLWVLPNPSGLNAHFTGPGLAAEFAALRAATLAEPGQTGS; the protein is encoded by the coding sequence ATGGGCGACCCGGAAGAGCGGCCGACCTTGACCGCAGCGCCGCGGGCCAGGCGCCGACCGACCCCGGCCGAGGTGGCGGCGGCCGCCGACCGGCTCCTCCCCGACCTGATCGCCCCGGACCTGCGGGTGCTCTTTTGCGGCATCAACCCGGGGCTCTACTCGGCCGCGACCGGCTGGCACTTCGCCCGCCCCGGCAACCGGTTCTGGCCCGCCCTGCACCAGGGCGGGTTCACGCCGCACCTGGTCGACCCGGCCGACCAGGCCGACCTGCTCGGCTACGGGCTGGGCATCACGAACCTGGCGGCCCGGGCCAGCGCCCGGGCCGACGAACTGACCCGGGACGAACTGGTCGAGGGCGGCCGGCTGCTGGTCGAGAAGGTCCACCGCTACCGGCCACGCTGGGTGGCGGTACTCGGGGTGACGGCGTACCGGACGGCGTTCGCACGGCGTACGGCAAGGATCGGCCGGCAACCGGAGACGATCGGTGACGCCCAGCTCTGGGTGCTGCCGAACCCGAGCGGGCTGAACGCCCACTTCACCGGGCCGGGGTTGGCTGCCGAGTTCGCCGCACTGCGGGCGGCGACCCTGGCCGAGCCCGGTCAGACCGGGTCGTAG